DNA sequence from the Salvia splendens isolate huo1 chromosome 19, SspV2, whole genome shotgun sequence genome:
tgagcgggcggcttctcgggattgagacggggtcccaatctgtcttgcaccggagtcctttgaatcctttcaaaaggagttcggcgaggatgtccctgatcgccaaaaggagttcggcgaggatgtccctgatcgctatgatcgggcttcctcctgtctcctcgggacgatgagctgtctaacgaccgtttgcgacggtctgcctcatcggctcgggagtactggtccgcaatgtcccacatttcctgagctgtctgcggaccgcactcaacgagcttcctgtagagagctccgggcaggattccattttggaatgccgagatgacaagcagatcgttgagatcgtccacttgcaggcattccttgtggaatcttgtcataaagtcgctgattttttcgtcgcgaccttgacgaatggaaagcagctgagccgaagtgattcgggcttccgctttctgaaagaacctcctgtggaaggcatccattagatctcggtaagatctgatgctgccctgggggaggctatcgaaccaccttctcgcgttcccgatgagcagctcgggaaatagcttgcacatgtggacctcgttgagaccctggttcgccatgttatattgatagcgccccaggaaatcgtgagggtccacgagcccgtcgtaagtcatcgacggagttcggtagttctgtggtaggggagttcgggtgatgtcgtccgagaacggagtcttcagtgctccgtacacggcgaatccgatatctcgtcggtatggaggagattgagttctcctgtgattccggtaccgaggaagatcaggaatatgtcggggttgaggattcttcttcctggaagacacggcactactgcggtagtgactttcatgtctggatgaggaaggagaatcctccgttttcgtcttcggctcttggctcttttgcaggaaggctaagaactcatcctgcttctcagccaagaacagcttgacagcctcattcagatcaggctgctgggaagactcagtgggacgatttttggagcggcctgttccttcgccatgagaactggtggtggatttatccctaggctgttttccagacctatgggatggattggcttcctccgggttctcacgggcaggaatgcgggtattctgcgatctggtatgcattttttgggtggaaaaaatggatcaaaaattcgctttatcacaaattttgttcttcgcttcccacagacggcgccagtgatgattccgcgaattattgatgatgataaatgctcgtaaaaataaatcacgacacagagaatttaacgtggttcgatttactgaggtaaatctacgtccacggggagaaatgggggcaggtttgtattgcttgatctgccaaatacagcttacaacacagacttgctatatgattgtttctctagagagattctaaccccttctatcagatctaagttctatttatataatgaactcagatcatggcttgcatcaccaccctaagtcgtggatgtcgtgtaggttatggcctaagatcgtgggcgaagcgtaggtcatggcctacgatcgtggcctgaactgacatcacgtggtagtgggtgtgttggacatcctgtatgggtccactaactccttgttcggccgaataccgagaccgaactgctttggttgccgatctgagagtagagcttgatgccgacctgagagcagagcttgattggttggcttttaccgagctgtaggctgaggccgaactctttggtaatgccgaactgaactcttgggctttgggctggccgagctgtcactgctattgggcttgtttagtacgtaccccatcatgCAGCAATGACACTCGCACAACCAACAAAGGAATCTCATCAAAACAGAGCTCTCGCTTTGACAAATTTACGAGAGGGCTTTAGCAATTTCAAGGTTAACAGATACAATTAAGTATTAATACTGGGCAATAATAAAATACTAACTGATGCATGcaacaaaaactcaaaaataaaaCGACACACCCTCACAAACACGAAAAAGCAGAGAGAAATTGGCATACAAGCAAAGAGAGTAGTTGTTGTTTTGGCAATCAATAAGAGGGATCGGGCCCTATCGAGAGGCTCCATGGTTGAAAGGGTTTCTGTATCGCAGTAAGATAACAGCTCCTCCAAATTGGCCTCACTTGTCGTaccaaaaaaataacaaaaataccAGTTTTTCGGTATATGcaattttcggtacgataatGGTATCAATTTTCCTATACCGCAATATACCGTGATATACCAAATATTTGGTATATAACGTAGATTTGGTATACCTCTGTATATCGAATCCTCAGTgcataccgaaaaatcggtacatattgaaatattatttatattactatattatatttaatatatttatataatataaaatataattaaaaagaaaaaaattccaaaaatccTATTTTTAAATATTGTGTATAAAAGAGATTTTTTTTGCATAACGGTACTATGGTATACCGCAATAACAGTTAGGtaatagtataaaaaattaaCGATACTACTTCGGTATGGTGTCGGTATGATATTTTGTCATACTGCAGTTTTCGGGTATACGGTATGGCGTTCTCGATACGGTATCCCCTACCGATCCACCTCTAATTAAAACAAATACGGATCTCAAGTCCTTAGTACAAAATATTgcttattactccctccgtcccactttaggagtcccagttaaattcggcacgagttttaagaaatgtaaaggaaaattggtgaaaaaagataatggaatgtggatcctacttttttttattagttttataataaaatgtgagtggaaaaatgtTAGTGCAATGTGAGGCctaataccatttatggaatattctaTCGGAattcctaaagtgggacggagggagtaatagtttAGGAAATGTAGGCATTAGTgtgttaaaaaaatattttgaattgtgtagATTTTAATTAAGATCATAAACAAAGTTTGTTTTGCGGTTTATATAATTAGAAGCATTAAAAAGAGTGATACAAAAATgggaaaagaaataaataataataaaacgaaaaaaaaggaaaatggatAAATGAGATTATAATCTTCCATGAACCATACACTGGAATCTCCACACACACACAGTATTTCACCTTGTTCACACACACACCTAGCTATACACACATATTCACTGTAACAACCAGCGACTATCCGGTCGATTTTGCCACCGCCGTTGTCAGGTTCCGGCATCTCTAGGATAATATAGTACCATGAAGTAACCTTCCCACACCTCTTATTTGTTCAATTTTATGGTCAATTTTAGATCAATTTTTCCtccaaatttgaatttaaacaaattaacaaaagcaaaataaaatatcGCTCTTAGACTTAATGTCGCGTTCCCTTTTTTACAGCAGCGTGGTGACCTTATCTGACATAGAGACTTCAGCTAAAGTGGAGAGAGATATTTAGGAGTGCAGCGCGACGCCATAGCCACAATTTTCATTAACTTCTACCGCAAATTTCGATGTCTTATCTCTTGGGTAATTTCACAAACATCTCACAGACAACCACCTCATCCCGTTATTTCATCATAATtgagtttattgcatagaatttTACTCCCAATTCCTACATTTCAGCAACTTCATGCATGGCTGCCGTGATGCTGAGCTCTTCTACTTTGTGTAGCTGTAACTGTAGCCATGTATCTTTACCCAACGATATCAGCAGACCATGTCTATCCAGCTATACTGGTGCGACGGCGAATAGAAGAAAGATTAAATCTTTTGGGGTTTTGaggtatggatatgtgatttattggaagaaaatcaagaaaaagaaTGCTAGTCTTTGTGGGTATGTGATGAGAGGTGAAGATGAAGTCTCGATGAAGGGCATCTCCTCGGAGGAAATCATGGCGCGTTTGAAGTCGATTCCTGACTTGGACCGTGCATTTTCTTTCTTCAACTCTATCACAGGTATGCCACATGTAATGCACACCACAGAGACTTGCAACTATATGCTCGAGCAGTTGAGGGTGCATGAGAGGATAAAGTGTATGGTTGTGGTGTTTGATATGATGCAAAGACAGATAATCTATAGAAGTTTAGATACTTACCTCATTATATTTAGGAGTGTAGGTGTAAGGGGAGGCATTCGACAGGCGCCATCTGCGCTTGAACGAATGAGGGAGTTTGGGTTTAAGTTGAATGCATATTCATATAATGGATTCATCTACTTGCTTCTTCAGGCAGGGTTCTCTAGGGAGGCTCTGATGGTTTATAATAGAATGATCTCGGAAGGGTTGAAGCCGAGTTTGAAGACTTACTCTGCTTTAATGGTAGCTAGTGGGAAGCAAAGAGATACTGGAACAGTGATGGGCTTGCTAGAAGAGATGGAAAAGTTGGGATTGAGGCCGAATGTTTACACATTCACCATCTGCATTAGAGCGCTTGGGCGAGCAGGAAAGATCAATGAGGCGTATGATATATTGAAGAGGATGGAGGTGGAGGGATGTGCACCTGATGTAGTTACTTACACCGTTCTAATTGATGCTCTTTGTGATGCAGGAAAACTTGATTGTGCCAAAGATGTGTTTAAGAAGATGAAGGTTAGCAGCCAGAAACCTGATCGTGTGACTTACATTACTATGTTAGACAAGTTTGGCGACTCTGGAGATTTGGACTCGGTAAGAGAGCTTTGGACTCTAATGGAGGTTGATGGTCATAAAGCAGATGTGGTTACTTTCACAATACTTATTAATGCTTTATGCAAAGTAGGAAACATCGATAAAGCATTTTCAGTATTAGATGAAATGAAGGAAAAAGGGATATCTCCGAATCTGCATACTTACAATACTCTGATTTGTGGGCTTTTGAGGCTACAAAGATTAGATGAAGCATTGGAACTATGTAATAACATGGAATCTCGTGGCATTCACCCAGATGCATATACATACATCTTGTTCATTGACTGCTATGGGAAATTAGGAGAAACCGACAAAGCTATTGAAACTTTTGAGAAGATGAAAGCTCGTGGTATTGCCCCAAATGTTGTTGCCTGCAATGCATCTTTGTATAGTCTTGCTGAATCTGGTCGGCTTAATGAAGCAAAAAAGATCTTTGATGGAGTAAAGCTGAGTGGGCTCATCCCTGACTCTATTACTTATAATATGATGATGAAGTGCTATAGTGCTTCAGGGAAAATTGATGAAGCTATGCAACTACTCACTGAGATGATTGATAATGGTTGTGTTTTGGATGTGATTGTTATGAACTCTTTAATCGACACTCTTTACAAGGCTGGTCGGTCAAATGAGGCTTGGGACATGTTTTGCAAAATGAAAGAATTGAAACTTGTCCCTACTGTCGTGACTTATAACACACTATTGGCTGGACTTAGAAAAGAGGGCAAAGTTCAAGAGAGCTACAAATTAGTTGAAAGAATGAAAGCTTATGGTTGCCCTCCAAATACGATAACTTTTAATACTCTTCTGGATTGCCTCTGTAAAAATGACGAGGTTGATTTGGCCTTGAAGATGCTTTATGAAATGACAGAAGCAGATTGTCGCCCTGACCTTTTTACTTATAATACAGTTATCTACGGACTGGTGAAGGATGGTAGGATTACGGAAGCTTTTTGGCTCTATCATCAGATGAGAAAAATGCTATATCCTGACTGCATAACAATGTATACCCTTCTTCCTGGAGTTGTGAAATCTGGTTCAATTGAAAATGCTATCAAACTTGTTAAGGAGTTTGTCTACCGGGCTAGAGTTTCACTTGATAGATCTTTCTGGAATGATCTCATGGCTGGAACACTCAAGGAAGCAGAGCTGAATCATGCTATTTCCTTTGCAGAGGAATTAGTGTCTGCTGGTCTTTGCAAAAATGGCTTAATAATGGAGCCTATTGTTAAGCTTCTGACAAAGCAAAAGAAATCCCTTGATGCGCACAAACTATTTCTGAAGTTCACCAAATCTTATGGGGTTCGGCCTACTGTTGAAACAtattattatttgattgaaGGACTTCTTGATATTCATCTTAAGGAACTTGCATGGGATACTTACAGAGATATGAAGAGTGCTGGTTGTGCTGCAGATGTCCCCACCTACAATTTGTTGCTCGATGATCTTGGGAAATCGGGGAAGGTAAATGAACTTTTTGAGCTTTACAATGAGATGCTTCATCGTGGTTGTAAGCCTGACACAATTACTCGCAATGTGCTCATTTCTGGTCTTGTAAAGTCAAACAAAGTAGAGGAAGCTTTAGATCTATTCTACGATCTTTTAAGTGGTGGCTTTTCTCCTACTCCATGTACATATGGTCCTCTTATAGATGGCCTTATGAAGCTCAAAAGACTAGTCGAGGCAAAGAATTTGTTTGAGGAAATGGTTGAGTATGAATGCAAACCTAACTGTGCCATCTATAATATTCTTATAAATGGATTTGGAAAAGCTGGTGAGGTTGATATTGCTCGAGATTTTTTTAATAGAATGGTGGAAGAGGGGATCAGACCAGATTTGAAGTCGTATAGCATACTTGTAGATTGCTTTTGCTTGCTGGGTCGGGTGGATGATGCAATGTACTACTTTGAGGAGATAAAGGCTGCTGGACTGGATCCTGATTTGATTTGTTACAATATCATCATCAATGGCCTCGGGAAAGGAAGAAAATTCGAGGAAGCTCTTAATCTTCTTGATGAGATGAGGAGTAGAGGGATGAAGCCTAACCTTTATACTTTCAATTCTCTAATCTTTAATCTAGGAATTGCTGGAATGGCAGAGGAAGCAGGAAACATGTTCAAGGAACTCCAGCTTCTGGGTCTCAAACCAGATGTTTTTACATATAATGCTCTAATTCGAGCATATAGTATGTCTGGTAACCTGGATGATGCATATGCAGTATATGAAGAGATGATGGTTGGAGGTTGTGCTCCTAATTCTGGCACTTTTGCTCAACTTCCAAATTAACATTTTTGTCTGCTCTTTGGGCCAAACCAGATTTCGTTATATACAAAAGAAATACAGGTAGAATCTCATCTGTTACCATTTTGGGGAATGTGCTCATTATCATTTAAATTGTGTATGTCTCATGTCGTTGTGCATTTACAGATTGATAGTTCAGTGCAACCTGAGTAGAGTGTTGAAGAGTCTTGTTCTCCCTTTGTAGAGAGAGCTGGCGGTTGCTTTGACTCTTGAACTACTGTACAAACTTGATGCTGCTTCAGAGCATTGCAGAAGTGATCTCTTTGTAAATATGTGATAAGGTAATATCATGTGGAGGTGCAATAGTCATACAAAATTATCGTCTCTGTCACATCTGTATAGATTTTTTACTGTAAGTCTGTAAAGTATAGAAGTTGTACTGTTTCCAGATCATGGAATTCTTGAGATAATATTTCTCTTCTCAATATAAAGATTATGAAAGAGCTGTTGTTCACCCAACATTGTTTTTTCATGTTCCTGTTTTAAGGTTTGTTTCCCTGCAATCATAACTCGATGAGTGTTGATAGATATGTAAAAAGCAATGGGGCATTTGGGAACTGGCATACATGTTATGCAGTTTTAGAACGATGAATTGTCTAATGTCTGCCTAGTAGTATAGTGTgttttttcttgattcttcgCCATCTCCCTTGACGTCATTTGCAAGTAAATATGCAGTTTGTACTTTGTTTCTCTGCTGAACTTATGagagaatttttattttttctcatatGATCCTTATCTTGTTTTGCTTAATTAAATGGTTGTTTTGGATCAACGATAACTGTGGAATGAGAAGTATGTTTTGCCTATATGTGTGTTCTTGCTATCATTTATATTGATTTGCAGAGTACTTTGAGCTCATGTGGTTAACTGAGAGAATATGGCCGAGTTTGGCatattgataatttttttaaaaaaaattgctatTTAAATTATACTGTATTTTTTTAGAGTTTCACTTTGTACATTTAGTCTGATAAATTCAA
Encoded proteins:
- the LOC121779554 gene encoding pentatricopeptide repeat-containing protein At4g31850, chloroplastic-like isoform X2, which codes for MVYNRMISEGLKPSLKTYSALMVASGKQRDTGTVMGLLEEMEKLGLRPNVYTFTICIRALGRAGKINEAYDILKRMEVEGCAPDVVTYTVLIDALCDAGKLDCAKDVFKKMKVSSQKPDRVTYITMLDKFGDSGDLDSVRELWTLMEVDGHKADVVTFTILINALCKVGNIDKAFSVLDEMKEKGISPNLHTYNTLICGLLRLQRLDEALELCNNMESRGIHPDAYTYILFIDCYGKLGETDKAIETFEKMKARGIAPNVVACNASLYSLAESGRLNEAKKIFDGVKLSGLIPDSITYNMMMKCYSASGKIDEAMQLLTEMIDNGCVLDVIVMNSLIDTLYKAGRSNEAWDMFCKMKELKLVPTVVTYNTLLAGLRKEGKVQESYKLVERMKAYGCPPNTITFNTLLDCLCKNDEVDLALKMLYEMTEADCRPDLFTYNTVIYGLVKDGRITEAFWLYHQMRKMLYPDCITMYTLLPGVVKSGSIENAIKLVKEFVYRARVSLDRSFWNDLMAGTLKEAELNHAISFAEELVSAGLCKNGLIMEPIVKLLTKQKKSLDAHKLFLKFTKSYGVRPTVETYYYLIEGLLDIHLKELAWDTYRDMKSAGCAADVPTYNLLLDDLGKSGKVNELFELYNEMLHRGCKPDTITRNVLISGLVKSNKVEEALDLFYDLLSGGFSPTPCTYGPLIDGLMKLKRLVEAKNLFEEMVEYECKPNCAIYNILINGFGKAGEVDIARDFFNRMVEEGIRPDLKSYSILVDCFCLLGRVDDAMYYFEEIKAAGLDPDLICYNIIINGLGKGRKFEEALNLLDEMRSRGMKPNLYTFNSLIFNLGIAGMAEEAGNMFKELQLLGLKPDVFTYNALIRAYSMSGNLDDAYAVYEEMMVGGCAPNSGTFAQLPN
- the LOC121779554 gene encoding pentatricopeptide repeat-containing protein At4g31850, chloroplastic-like isoform X1; amino-acid sequence: MSYLLATSCMAAVMLSSSTLCSCNCSHVSLPNDISRPCLSSYTGATANRRKIKSFGVLRYGYVIYWKKIKKKNASLCGYVMRGEDEVSMKGISSEEIMARLKSIPDLDRAFSFFNSITGMPHVMHTTETCNYMLEQLRVHERIKCMVVVFDMMQRQIIYRSLDTYLIIFRSVGVRGGIRQAPSALERMREFGFKLNAYSYNGFIYLLLQAGFSREALMVYNRMISEGLKPSLKTYSALMVASGKQRDTGTVMGLLEEMEKLGLRPNVYTFTICIRALGRAGKINEAYDILKRMEVEGCAPDVVTYTVLIDALCDAGKLDCAKDVFKKMKVSSQKPDRVTYITMLDKFGDSGDLDSVRELWTLMEVDGHKADVVTFTILINALCKVGNIDKAFSVLDEMKEKGISPNLHTYNTLICGLLRLQRLDEALELCNNMESRGIHPDAYTYILFIDCYGKLGETDKAIETFEKMKARGIAPNVVACNASLYSLAESGRLNEAKKIFDGVKLSGLIPDSITYNMMMKCYSASGKIDEAMQLLTEMIDNGCVLDVIVMNSLIDTLYKAGRSNEAWDMFCKMKELKLVPTVVTYNTLLAGLRKEGKVQESYKLVERMKAYGCPPNTITFNTLLDCLCKNDEVDLALKMLYEMTEADCRPDLFTYNTVIYGLVKDGRITEAFWLYHQMRKMLYPDCITMYTLLPGVVKSGSIENAIKLVKEFVYRARVSLDRSFWNDLMAGTLKEAELNHAISFAEELVSAGLCKNGLIMEPIVKLLTKQKKSLDAHKLFLKFTKSYGVRPTVETYYYLIEGLLDIHLKELAWDTYRDMKSAGCAADVPTYNLLLDDLGKSGKVNELFELYNEMLHRGCKPDTITRNVLISGLVKSNKVEEALDLFYDLLSGGFSPTPCTYGPLIDGLMKLKRLVEAKNLFEEMVEYECKPNCAIYNILINGFGKAGEVDIARDFFNRMVEEGIRPDLKSYSILVDCFCLLGRVDDAMYYFEEIKAAGLDPDLICYNIIINGLGKGRKFEEALNLLDEMRSRGMKPNLYTFNSLIFNLGIAGMAEEAGNMFKELQLLGLKPDVFTYNALIRAYSMSGNLDDAYAVYEEMMVGGCAPNSGTFAQLPN